A DNA window from Choristoneura fumiferana chromosome 24, NRCan_CFum_1, whole genome shotgun sequence contains the following coding sequences:
- the LOC141441513 gene encoding lipase 1-like isoform X2, with protein sequence MDSNLISNFLVRLIIAVRHLLGTNEVHKFPGYPAEARSTITFPQQAAIHGYRAEEHQVITEDGYILTMFRIPRRSQCHEAIKGPPVLLMHGVLESADTFIDAGPKDGLGYLVADACYDAWFGNVRGTFYSRQHVYLNPDRDWLFWQFTVDEIGLYDVPASINHVLKVTGAQQLNYIGFSQGGGTFIIMCSERPGYCEKVRLFIGLSPATRHYHTKSIPFREISKAINKFRRPLDEVGIWEIFTKGYPVQVIIRFFCRNRLLAGAVCGTLISVLDSSHAGSITPETLKVGFSHAPAGISTKNAARYGQAVMSKKFVKFDYGRRKNLEFYGTPYAPQYNFSAVTVPVVVIQGLNDGIVDVKDSFWAAAQLPNLISYRIVRDRYWTHFDQTYSKLVSEATFPIIREYLSQYRS encoded by the coding sequence ATGGACTCAAATCTGATTAGTAACTTCTTGGTCCGTCTCATCATCGCAGTCAGGCACCTTCTAGGCACGAATGAAGTACACAAGTTCCCAGGGTACCCAGCAGAAGCCAGATCTACGATAACATTCCCCCAACAAGCTGCCATCCATGGATATAGAGCAGAAGAACACCAAGTGATCACTGAAGATGGGTACATACTTACAATGTTCAGAATACCACGGCGATCTCAGTGTCACGAAGCAATAAAAGGACCGCCAGTTTTACTCATGCATGGAGTTCTCGAAAGCGCTGATACCTTCATAGATGCAGGACCAAAAGATGGCCTGGGCTATTTAGTTGCTGATGCGTGCTATGATGCGTGGTTTGGCAATGTTCGTGGCACTTTCTACTCCCGACAACACGTCTACTTGAACCCTGATAGAGACTGGCTGTTCTGGCAATTCACAGTTGACGAAATCGGCTTGTACGACGTACCAGCTTCTATCAACCATGTTCTGAAAGTCACAGGAGCACAGCAGCTGAATTACATTGGTTTCTCCCAAGGAGGAGGCACATTTATCATCATGTGTTCGGAAAGACCAGGGTACTGTGAAAAAGTCCGTCTCTTCATCGGCTTGTCACCTGCTACTAGACATTATCATACCAAATCTATACCCTTCAGAGAGATATCAAAAGCGATCAACAAGTTCCGGAGACCTCTCGATGAGGTGGGTATTTGGGAGATATTTACAAAAGGATATCCGGTTCAAGTAATTATAAGATTCTTCTGTAGAAACAGATTACTAGCAGGAGCTGTTTGTGGAACTTTGATATCTGTGTTAGACTCATCACACGCAGGATCAATTACCCCTGAGACATTAAAGGTTGGTTTCTCCCATGCACCGGCAGGAATTTCGACGAAGAACGCAGCAAGGTACGGACAGGCAGTAATGAGCAAGAAATTTGTTAAGTTTGACTATGGACGGAGGAAAAATTTAGAATTCTACGGGACGCCCTATGCTCCACAGTATAACTTTTCGGCAGTGACAGTGCCTGTGGTTGTTATACAGGGTTTGAACGATGGTATCGTCGACGTAAAAGATTCTTTCTGGGCGGCTGCGCAGTTACCGAATCTCATTAGTTATAGGATAGTGCGGGATCGTTATTGGACACATTTTGATCAGACGTACAGCAAGCTCGTCAGCGAAGCGACATTTCCGATTATAAGAGAATACTTAAGTCAATACAGAAGTTAG
- the LOC141441513 gene encoding lipase 1-like isoform X1, producing MAILHLAVTLKLHLNDTKMDSNLISNFLVRLIIAVRHLLGTNEVHKFPGYPAEARSTITFPQQAAIHGYRAEEHQVITEDGYILTMFRIPRRSQCHEAIKGPPVLLMHGVLESADTFIDAGPKDGLGYLVADACYDAWFGNVRGTFYSRQHVYLNPDRDWLFWQFTVDEIGLYDVPASINHVLKVTGAQQLNYIGFSQGGGTFIIMCSERPGYCEKVRLFIGLSPATRHYHTKSIPFREISKAINKFRRPLDEVGIWEIFTKGYPVQVIIRFFCRNRLLAGAVCGTLISVLDSSHAGSITPETLKVGFSHAPAGISTKNAARYGQAVMSKKFVKFDYGRRKNLEFYGTPYAPQYNFSAVTVPVVVIQGLNDGIVDVKDSFWAAAQLPNLISYRIVRDRYWTHFDQTYSKLVSEATFPIIREYLSQYRS from the exons ATGGCCATTTTACACCTTGCCGTTACTCTTAAGCTACATTTAAACG ATACCAAAATGGACTCAAATCTGATTAGTAACTTCTTGGTCCGTCTCATCATCGCAGTCAGGCACCTTCTAGGCACGAATGAAGTACACAAGTTCCCAGGGTACCCAGCAGAAGCCAGATCTACGATAACATTCCCCCAACAAGCTGCCATCCATGGATATAGAGCAGAAGAACACCAAGTGATCACTGAAGATGGGTACATACTTACAATGTTCAGAATACCACGGCGATCTCAGTGTCACGAAGCAATAAAAGGACCGCCAGTTTTACTCATGCATGGAGTTCTCGAAAGCGCTGATACCTTCATAGATGCAGGACCAAAAGATGGCCTGGGCTATTTAGTTGCTGATGCGTGCTATGATGCGTGGTTTGGCAATGTTCGTGGCACTTTCTACTCCCGACAACACGTCTACTTGAACCCTGATAGAGACTGGCTGTTCTGGCAATTCACAGTTGACGAAATCGGCTTGTACGACGTACCAGCTTCTATCAACCATGTTCTGAAAGTCACAGGAGCACAGCAGCTGAATTACATTGGTTTCTCCCAAGGAGGAGGCACATTTATCATCATGTGTTCGGAAAGACCAGGGTACTGTGAAAAAGTCCGTCTCTTCATCGGCTTGTCACCTGCTACTAGACATTATCATACCAAATCTATACCCTTCAGAGAGATATCAAAAGCGATCAACAAGTTCCGGAGACCTCTCGATGAGGTGGGTATTTGGGAGATATTTACAAAAGGATATCCGGTTCAAGTAATTATAAGATTCTTCTGTAGAAACAGATTACTAGCAGGAGCTGTTTGTGGAACTTTGATATCTGTGTTAGACTCATCACACGCAGGATCAATTACCCCTGAGACATTAAAGGTTGGTTTCTCCCATGCACCGGCAGGAATTTCGACGAAGAACGCAGCAAGGTACGGACAGGCAGTAATGAGCAAGAAATTTGTTAAGTTTGACTATGGACGGAGGAAAAATTTAGAATTCTACGGGACGCCCTATGCTCCACAGTATAACTTTTCGGCAGTGACAGTGCCTGTGGTTGTTATACAGGGTTTGAACGATGGTATCGTCGACGTAAAAGATTCTTTCTGGGCGGCTGCGCAGTTACCGAATCTCATTAGTTATAGGATAGTGCGGGATCGTTATTGGACACATTTTGATCAGACGTACAGCAAGCTCGTCAGCGAAGCGACATTTCCGATTATAAGAGAATACTTAAGTCAATACAGAAGTTAG